The Rhipicephalus sanguineus isolate Rsan-2018 chromosome 7, BIME_Rsan_1.4, whole genome shotgun sequence genome includes a window with the following:
- the LOC119398662 gene encoding putative nuclease HARBI1 produces MFHWQIRSGPAAKSTPRSNSLYSVKSGGFNRKSQAPRACAVRGVPRDQPTRCPSAPVHSARREGKSRLGRKMSGASQRQLALLLLAESDDSSSSSGSTSEDSSDEEALEAGVYEHVFDVMFRPPDKKPKVEHFVDDVVRQYSDEEFRRHFRLSRRVATELIAGFASSPMCPTDNNGGKAAKSAETHLLSFIWYAANKTCMRDVADRFNLAESTVHRVLQRVADYLCTRGPTVLTFPRHLEKLSRDFEKVSGVPGVVGCIDGCYIRIQCPENKIASTYVNRHHFLSMTLQAVCDNKRRFSDVLVGSSSKIHDSRVFRLSSLAKKIPGICQGGRYHILGDAAYPVRSFLLTPYRDYGALTKQKKKFNAKFSATRVLIENSFGILKKRFRQLMYLELRTVKWLNAFMLACCILHNLCIDTGDELLDDSDEEEANDDVPWSKCTDSDECEEEDTKEDAALRKLGELKREKVFQKMFGGK; encoded by the exons atgtttcattggcagatccgGAGCGGCCCCGCCGCGAAATCCACTCCACGGAGCAACTCTCTCTACTCCGTGAAAAGCGGCGGATTCAACCGGAAGTCGCAAGCgccccgcgcgtgcgcagtgcgtggCGTACCACGTGATCAACCAACGCGCTGTCCAAGCGCGCCCGTTCACTCCGCGCGCCGAGAAGGCAAGTCGCGTCTCGGAAGAAAAATGAGTGGTGCGTCGCAGCGTCAACTTGCGCTTTTGCTGCTCGCCGAGAGCGATGATTCGAGCTCTAGTTCCGGATCGACCAGTGAGGACTCAAGCGATGAAGAAGCTTTGGAAGCTGGCGTATACGAACACGTTTTTGACGTCATGTTTCGGCCGCCGGACAAGAAACCGAAAGTTGAGCATTTCGTCGACGACGTCGTCCGCCAGTACTCGGATGAAGAG TTCCGAAGGCACTTCAGGTTGTCTCGGCGTGTTGCCACCGAACTGATAGCAGGCTTCGCGTCTTCTCCGATGTGCCCGACAGACAATAACGGTGGCAAGGCTGCGAAGTCTGCGGAGACGCACCTTTTGTCCTTCATTTG GTATGCAGCCAACAAAACATGCATGCGGGATGTGGCCGACAGATTCAACCTAGCTGAAAGTACTGTACACAGGGTACTGCAAAGAGTGGCAGACTACCTGTGTACGCGAGGTCCAACTGTCCTCACATTTCCCCGTCACCTGGAGAAGCTGTCCAGAGATTTCGAGAAA GTCTCGGGTGTGCCTGGTGTCGTTGGGTGCATAGACGGTTGCTACATTCGCATCCAGTGCCCCGAAAACAAGATAGCTTCGACCTACGTCAACAGACACCACTTCCTCTCAATGACATTGCAGGCTGTGTGCGACAACAAGAGGCGATTCAGTGACGTGCTCGTTGGAAGCTCGAGCAAGATACACGACTCCCGTGTCTTTCGCCTGTCCTCGCTTGCCAAAAAAATCCCAGGGATATGCCAAGGTGGCAGGTATCACATCCTAGGTGACGCAGCATACCCTGTAAGGTCGTTCTTGCTTACCCCTTACAGGGATTATGGAGCActaacaaaacagaagaaaaaattcaATGCAAAATTTTCGGCAACCCGCGTGCTGATTGAAAACTCGTTTGGGATCCTGAAGAAACGCTTCCGCCAGCTTATGTATCTGGAGCTGCGGACTGTCAAGTGGCTAAATGCGTTTATGCTTGCTTGTTGCATCTTGCATAATCTGTGCATCGACACAGGCGACGAACTGCTCGATGACAGTGATGAAGAGGAGGCTAACGATGATGTACCATGGTCCAAGTGCACAGACAGCGATGAATGTGAAGAAGAGGATACTAAAGAAGACGCAGCACTACGTAAGCTCGGCGAGTTGAAGCGAGAGAAAGTGTTCCAAAAAATGTTTGGGGGAAAATGA